A single window of Pseudarthrobacter psychrotolerans DNA harbors:
- a CDS encoding ATP-binding cassette domain-containing protein, with protein MAHIDISGIDYFLSDGTQLLNGVTFKVPDGTKTALIGPNGTGKTTLFRIISGDLVPDEGVIGRSGNMGIMRQFVGQVRDDSTVRDLLVSAAPPALAAAAKEVDVAELAMVEHDDEPSQMRYAQAIVDWGDAGGYDVETVWDEVCMAALGLPFDRAQHRPASSLSGGEQKRLVLEALFAGPDELLLLDEPDNYLDVPGKRWLEDKLNGSKKTVFFISHDRELLNNAAGRIVTLEPGINGAGAWVHGGGFGSYVDARADRNARFEELRKRWDEEHVKLKELVNMYKNKAAFRSDMANRYQAAQTRLAKFLEAGPPEALPIEQNVRMRLKGGRTAKRAVVAEKLELTGLMKPFSTEVWFGDRVGVLGSNGSGKSHFLRLLATGGTDPEREHVPVSDVDIAEVPHEGTVKLGARIRPGFFAQTHVRPDLLGKTLLEILHRGDEHRSGMGREAAAGALDGYGLASQSEQKYESLSGGQQARFQILLLQLSGATLLLLDEPTDNLDLHSAEALEKAIDHFEGTVLAVTHDRWFARTFDRFLVFGSDGKVYESPEPVWDEKRVERAR; from the coding sequence GTGGCCCACATAGACATTTCCGGTATTGACTACTTCCTTTCCGACGGCACCCAACTGCTCAACGGTGTGACCTTCAAGGTCCCGGACGGCACCAAAACAGCCCTGATCGGCCCAAACGGCACCGGCAAAACCACCCTCTTCCGGATCATTTCCGGCGACCTCGTTCCCGACGAAGGCGTTATCGGCCGCTCCGGAAACATGGGCATCATGCGCCAGTTCGTGGGCCAGGTCCGGGATGACTCCACCGTCCGCGACCTTCTGGTTTCCGCCGCCCCGCCGGCGCTGGCAGCCGCAGCCAAGGAAGTGGACGTGGCTGAGCTCGCGATGGTGGAGCACGACGACGAGCCCTCCCAGATGCGGTATGCACAGGCGATTGTGGACTGGGGAGACGCCGGCGGCTACGACGTCGAAACTGTCTGGGACGAGGTCTGCATGGCCGCCCTCGGACTCCCCTTCGACCGCGCACAGCACCGCCCGGCGTCGAGCCTGTCCGGCGGCGAGCAGAAGCGGCTGGTCCTGGAAGCCCTGTTTGCCGGCCCCGACGAGCTGCTCCTGCTCGACGAACCGGACAACTACCTCGACGTGCCCGGCAAACGCTGGCTTGAGGACAAGCTCAACGGGTCCAAAAAGACTGTCTTCTTCATCAGCCACGACCGCGAACTGCTCAACAATGCCGCCGGCCGCATCGTGACCCTCGAACCGGGCATCAACGGCGCAGGTGCCTGGGTGCACGGCGGCGGCTTTGGCTCCTACGTGGACGCCCGAGCCGACCGAAACGCCCGCTTTGAGGAGCTCCGCAAGCGCTGGGACGAGGAGCACGTGAAGCTCAAGGAACTCGTCAACATGTACAAAAACAAAGCGGCATTCCGGTCCGACATGGCCAACCGCTACCAGGCCGCCCAGACGCGCCTGGCCAAGTTCCTCGAGGCCGGGCCGCCCGAAGCTCTGCCGATCGAGCAGAACGTGCGCATGCGCCTGAAGGGCGGCCGGACCGCCAAGCGCGCCGTCGTGGCTGAAAAACTGGAACTGACCGGACTGATGAAGCCGTTCTCCACCGAAGTGTGGTTCGGTGACCGCGTGGGTGTGCTCGGCTCCAACGGCTCCGGCAAGAGCCATTTCCTGCGGCTGCTCGCCACGGGCGGGACCGACCCGGAACGTGAGCATGTCCCCGTGTCCGACGTCGATATCGCCGAAGTGCCGCACGAAGGCACCGTGAAACTCGGCGCCCGTATCCGGCCCGGCTTCTTTGCCCAGACCCACGTCCGGCCCGACCTCCTGGGCAAGACCCTGTTGGAGATCCTGCACCGCGGCGACGAGCACCGGTCCGGCATGGGACGTGAGGCCGCCGCCGGCGCTTTGGACGGCTACGGGCTGGCGTCGCAGTCGGAGCAGAAGTACGAGTCCCTCTCCGGCGGCCAGCAAGCGCGGTTCCAGATCCTGCTCCTGCAGCTCTCCGGCGCCACGCTCCTGCTTCTGGATGAGCCAACGGACAACCTGGACCTGCATTCGGCCGAGGCACTGGAAAAGGCCATCGACCACTTCGAGGGAACCGTCCTGGCAGTCACGCACGACCGCTGGTTCGCCCGCACCTTCGACCGGTTCCTGGTGTTTGGTTCCGACGGCAAGGTATACGAATCCCCCGAGCCCGTGTGGGACGAAAAGAGGGTTGAGCGAGCCCGCTAA
- a CDS encoding DeoR/GlpR family DNA-binding transcription regulator, with protein MKTDERHRLIGELLRRKAEVSVEELTQACGASGATIRRDLELLALHGVLRRVHGGARSLIAGGENPGYGQRELEDQAVKVRIAAAVAGLLGEREHVWLDSGTTATEIARVLRGRELTLMPMSMRSLTTVMDDDPHAGRRPALLLPGGSLVPGELSFRGPLAEANIRSLRFDTAVVTPCALNLKDGLMAHDLDDAAVKRAGIDSAGRVIVACAGAKWNATAVALVAPLDAVNVIVTDKDLSADELAHLNKLSVEVVKA; from the coding sequence ATGAAGACTGACGAGCGGCACCGCCTGATCGGGGAGCTGCTGCGCCGCAAAGCCGAGGTCTCGGTGGAAGAGCTGACCCAGGCGTGCGGCGCCTCGGGCGCCACCATCCGCCGCGACCTTGAGCTGCTCGCATTGCATGGCGTGCTGCGCCGGGTCCATGGCGGCGCCAGGAGCCTCATCGCCGGCGGCGAAAACCCCGGCTACGGCCAGCGCGAACTCGAAGACCAAGCGGTGAAAGTCAGGATTGCCGCCGCAGTGGCTGGCCTGTTGGGAGAACGCGAGCACGTGTGGCTGGACAGCGGCACCACTGCCACGGAAATTGCCCGCGTCCTCCGCGGGCGCGAACTGACGCTGATGCCCATGTCCATGCGCTCCCTCACAACGGTCATGGACGACGACCCGCACGCCGGCCGGCGTCCTGCGCTGCTGCTCCCTGGTGGAAGCCTGGTTCCCGGCGAGCTGTCGTTCCGCGGCCCGCTCGCGGAAGCCAACATCCGGTCCCTGCGCTTCGACACGGCGGTGGTCACGCCCTGCGCCTTGAACCTCAAGGACGGCCTCATGGCCCATGATTTGGACGATGCCGCAGTGAAGCGGGCTGGAATCGACTCGGCGGGACGGGTGATTGTTGCCTGCGCCGGTGCCAAATGGAATGCCACCGCGGTGGCCCTGGTTGCCCCCTTGGACGCGGTGAACGTGATTGTCACGGACAAAGACCTGAGTGCGGACGAACTCGCACACCTTAACAAGCTCTCGGTGGAAGTAGTCAAAGCATGA
- a CDS encoding penicillin-binding transpeptidase domain-containing protein, producing MGNSRKLSLAIAGLILGASLVACDDGRGGAESAAKQFASALSALDVGSVAFDGKDSGVAKQQVQDVFKALEPDKPTVAAGELMLDGDTATVPLNYIWKIATGEWKYTVSAEFTKSGDKWLAVWNPATLVPGLADNEILSKGTQSPQRADILGAGDAKLVTYRPVVNVGIDRLLLGSADAAASATKLAELVGVDPAAYAQQVAASGAEAFVRAITLRDEGRAITDAQITAIPGARAIPDSQPLAPSRTFARPVLGTVGEATAEQIEASGGVLTAGDVTGIGGLQQQYDAQLRGTDAVVIRAQRADLTREQIQAAGTDPRKVVFEMAPTPGTPLKTTLDPNLQSLAESTLAGVGPASAIVALRPSTGAVLAAASGPGSNGYNTAMLGQYAPGSTFKIIDSLAMLRNGLTPDSKVECTPTLTVDGRTFKNAEGYPETSLGSVALRDAFAHSCNTAFIAARDTVTQAQLEAAAMAMGVAVEAPSLGAAAFLGSVPGEAAGTEHAASMIGQGKVLLSPLAAAIMAGSVGKGSPVSPQLVLNPDAGAAAADTSGGATADAGSPSSTVTPEAPSKASGQPIIAAEAAALSDMMRAVVTSGHAGFLATVPGAPVGAKTGTAEFGNETPPKTHAWIVAVHGDLAVAVFVEDGGLGATTSGPLLKQFLAAAG from the coding sequence GTGGGGAACTCAAGAAAACTATCACTTGCCATAGCTGGACTCATTCTCGGCGCCTCCCTGGTTGCCTGCGACGACGGCAGAGGGGGTGCTGAAAGCGCGGCCAAGCAGTTTGCCTCCGCGCTTTCCGCGCTCGACGTCGGCTCGGTCGCCTTTGACGGCAAAGATTCCGGGGTGGCCAAACAACAGGTCCAGGACGTCTTCAAGGCCCTGGAGCCGGACAAGCCCACCGTGGCGGCCGGCGAACTCATGCTGGACGGCGACACTGCAACGGTTCCGTTGAACTACATCTGGAAAATCGCCACCGGTGAGTGGAAATATACGGTCTCCGCAGAGTTCACAAAATCCGGGGACAAATGGCTGGCCGTCTGGAACCCGGCAACCCTGGTTCCGGGGCTCGCCGATAACGAAATCCTCAGCAAGGGCACCCAGTCGCCGCAGCGCGCCGACATCCTGGGCGCCGGTGACGCGAAGCTTGTCACGTACCGCCCCGTGGTCAACGTGGGGATCGACAGGCTTCTCCTCGGATCCGCGGACGCAGCCGCGTCGGCCACGAAACTGGCCGAACTGGTGGGTGTGGATCCCGCCGCCTACGCCCAACAGGTTGCCGCCTCCGGCGCCGAGGCGTTTGTCCGGGCCATCACCCTCCGTGACGAGGGCCGCGCTATCACGGACGCGCAGATCACGGCCATCCCCGGTGCCCGCGCCATCCCGGATAGCCAGCCGCTGGCACCCAGCCGCACATTTGCAAGGCCAGTCCTGGGCACCGTCGGCGAAGCCACGGCAGAACAGATCGAGGCGTCCGGCGGCGTCCTGACCGCCGGAGACGTGACCGGCATCGGCGGGCTCCAGCAGCAGTACGACGCACAGCTCCGCGGCACCGACGCCGTGGTGATCCGTGCGCAGCGGGCCGACCTCACCCGCGAACAGATCCAGGCGGCGGGAACAGATCCCCGCAAGGTGGTTTTCGAGATGGCCCCGACCCCCGGCACTCCCCTGAAAACCACATTGGATCCAAACCTCCAGTCACTCGCAGAGAGCACGCTTGCCGGTGTGGGCCCGGCGTCGGCCATAGTGGCGCTCCGCCCCTCCACGGGTGCGGTGCTCGCGGCGGCCTCCGGCCCGGGAAGCAACGGCTACAACACCGCAATGCTGGGCCAGTACGCGCCGGGGTCAACGTTCAAGATCATCGATTCCCTCGCCATGCTCCGCAACGGACTGACGCCCGATTCGAAGGTGGAATGTACCCCCACCCTGACCGTGGACGGCCGGACGTTCAAGAACGCGGAAGGCTACCCGGAAACCTCGCTGGGGTCGGTGGCACTCCGCGATGCCTTTGCCCACTCGTGCAACACGGCGTTCATCGCCGCGCGTGACACAGTCACGCAGGCCCAGCTTGAGGCTGCCGCCATGGCCATGGGCGTAGCCGTGGAGGCCCCCTCGCTGGGCGCCGCGGCGTTCCTCGGGTCCGTTCCGGGCGAGGCTGCCGGCACCGAACACGCCGCCTCGATGATCGGCCAGGGCAAGGTACTCCTGTCCCCGCTGGCGGCGGCCATCATGGCCGGCTCCGTGGGCAAGGGATCCCCCGTCTCGCCGCAGCTGGTCCTGAACCCCGACGCCGGCGCAGCCGCGGCAGACACCTCCGGCGGGGCAACGGCGGACGCCGGGTCGCCGTCGTCGACCGTTACGCCCGAGGCGCCGTCCAAGGCGTCCGGCCAGCCGATCATCGCCGCTGAGGCCGCGGCACTGTCCGACATGATGCGGGCCGTGGTCACGTCCGGCCACGCCGGCTTCCTGGCGACCGTTCCGGGCGCGCCGGTGGGCGCCAAGACCGGCACAGCGGAGTTCGGCAACGAGACCCCGCCCAAGACCCACGCGTGGATTGTGGCTGTCCACGGTGACCTGGCCGTGGCCGTTTTCGTCGAGGACGGCGGCCTCGGAGCCACCACGTCCGGGCCGTTGCTCAAGCAGTTCCTGGCCGCCGCCGGCTAA
- a CDS encoding MFS transporter translates to MSINTSMTAGPSLRAAAAATFVVFGINGFVFASWAARIPAVTETLHLTSGQMGTLLLCTAVGSLLALPTAGLVVGKIGTANAVRAGGLLSALAGVGIALSLSAESVPGTAVALFFFGIGVGLWDVSQNIEGADVEHKLRRTIMPQFHAAFSGGAFVGALIGAGLSTIGVGLPLHLLAIAGVVVVVALVAPRYFLPHHAQAAPAEGEPTAAKGPSAWRDSRTLLIGVVVLGATLTEGAGNDWIAKATVDGLGSSESTGALMFALFVLAMTAMRLLGGRVIDTYGRVVVLRASMVAATAGLCLFVLAGNIWLAGVGAALWGVGAAMAFPMGMSAAADDPKHAAARVSVVSTLGYISFLAGPPLLGYLGDLTGIHLALLAILAPILVALLLAGAARPLVSK, encoded by the coding sequence ATGAGCATCAACACCAGCATGACCGCCGGACCCTCCCTCCGGGCAGCCGCCGCCGCCACTTTTGTGGTCTTCGGAATCAACGGTTTCGTTTTTGCCAGCTGGGCCGCCAGGATCCCCGCCGTCACCGAGACGCTGCACCTGACCTCCGGCCAGATGGGCACGCTGCTGCTGTGCACAGCCGTGGGTTCGCTGCTGGCCCTTCCGACGGCGGGACTGGTGGTGGGGAAGATCGGCACCGCCAATGCGGTGCGCGCCGGCGGTCTGCTGTCAGCCCTGGCCGGGGTGGGTATTGCACTGTCACTGTCGGCAGAATCGGTCCCGGGCACCGCGGTTGCACTGTTCTTCTTCGGCATCGGCGTCGGGCTGTGGGACGTGTCCCAGAACATTGAGGGGGCCGACGTCGAGCACAAGCTGCGGCGCACCATCATGCCCCAGTTCCATGCTGCCTTCAGCGGCGGTGCCTTTGTGGGGGCCCTGATCGGTGCAGGCCTGTCAACCATCGGTGTCGGCCTGCCGTTGCACTTGCTGGCCATCGCAGGCGTAGTGGTGGTAGTAGCCCTCGTGGCGCCCCGCTACTTCCTCCCCCACCACGCCCAGGCCGCCCCGGCGGAGGGTGAGCCGACGGCTGCGAAAGGGCCGTCTGCCTGGCGTGACAGCCGCACCCTGCTGATAGGCGTTGTAGTGCTGGGCGCAACACTCACCGAAGGCGCCGGAAACGACTGGATCGCCAAGGCCACCGTGGACGGCCTGGGCAGTTCGGAATCCACCGGGGCCCTGATGTTCGCCTTGTTTGTCCTGGCAATGACGGCGATGCGGCTCTTGGGCGGCCGCGTGATCGACACGTACGGACGTGTTGTAGTGCTCCGGGCCAGCATGGTCGCGGCCACGGCAGGCCTGTGCCTGTTTGTGCTCGCGGGGAACATCTGGCTGGCCGGCGTTGGTGCTGCGCTGTGGGGTGTCGGCGCCGCGATGGCATTCCCCATGGGAATGTCCGCGGCCGCCGACGATCCGAAGCATGCAGCCGCGAGGGTCTCGGTTGTATCCACCCTGGGGTATATTTCCTTCCTCGCCGGCCCGCCGTTGCTGGGCTACCTGGGTGACCTCACGGGAATCCATCTGGCACTCCTGGCGATCCTCGCCCCGATCCTGGTGGCATTGCTCCTCGCCGGAGCCGCGAGGCCCCTGGTCTCCAAGTAG